A window of the Desulfovibrio sp. genome harbors these coding sequences:
- a CDS encoding protein-L-isoaspartate(D-aspartate) O-methyltransferase: MVRDQIIARGVSSSAVLAAMRKVPRHLFVEEALKPQAYEDHPLPIGQGQTISQPYVVAWMTELLDIRPGMKVLEIGTGSGYQTAILAEMNAVIYSVERVAELYELTRNRLASMGYGNVHLKLDDGTMGWPEYAPYDRILVTAGGPRVPEPYVEQLADPGLLIMPVGPERRSQNLLLLRKQDGKIGRKSVGQVMFVDLVGRHGW, translated from the coding sequence ATGGTGCGCGACCAGATCATCGCCAGGGGCGTCTCCTCTTCCGCGGTGCTGGCCGCGATGCGCAAGGTTCCGCGTCATCTTTTCGTGGAAGAGGCGCTCAAACCCCAGGCCTATGAGGACCACCCCCTGCCCATCGGACAGGGACAGACCATTTCCCAGCCCTACGTGGTGGCCTGGATGACCGAGCTTTTGGACATCCGTCCGGGCATGAAGGTCCTTGAGATCGGCACCGGCTCGGGGTACCAGACGGCGATTCTGGCGGAGATGAACGCCGTCATCTACTCCGTGGAGCGGGTGGCCGAACTCTACGAGCTGACCCGGAACCGCCTGGCCTCGATGGGGTATGGCAATGTTCATCTCAAACTCGACGACGGGACGATGGGCTGGCCCGAATACGCCCCTTACGACCGGATTCTGGTCACTGCCGGCGGCCCCAGGGTGCCGGAGCCGTATGTGGAACAACTGGCCGATCCCGGCCTGTTGATTATGCCGGTGGGACCTGAACGGCGCAGCCAGAATCTGCTTCTCTTGCGCAAACAGGATGGGAAGATCGGACGCAAGTCCGTGGGACAGGTAATGTTTGTCGATCTCGTCGGCCGCCACGGCTGGTAG
- a CDS encoding CBS domain-containing protein → MLTVSDLMTTQLFTLLESDSLYTAKQIMEMARVRHVPIVDSKDSFIGLITHRDMLAVAVSKLSEIDSSTQDELDAGIPLREIMRTDVAVVSSDTQLRDAAQMLLDHKYGCLPVVDGDKLVGIITEADFLRLTISLMDALDERD, encoded by the coding sequence ATGCTCACTGTCAGCGACCTCATGACCACCCAGTTGTTCACTCTGCTGGAGTCGGATTCCCTCTACACCGCCAAACAGATCATGGAGATGGCCAGAGTGCGGCACGTGCCCATTGTCGACTCGAAGGACAGCTTCATCGGGCTCATCACCCACCGGGACATGTTGGCTGTTGCCGTTTCCAAGCTCTCGGAGATCGACTCTTCCACCCAGGACGAACTGGACGCTGGAATCCCCCTGCGCGAAATCATGCGCACGGACGTGGCCGTTGTCTCCTCCGACACCCAGCTTCGCGACGCCGCCCAAATGCTCCTGGACCACAAATACGGCTGCCTGCCCGTGGTGGACGGCGACAAGCTGGTTGGCATCATAACCGAAGCGGATTTCCTGCGCCTGACAATAAGCCTTATGGACGCGCTTGACGAGCGGGACTAG